The following proteins are co-located in the Paludibaculum fermentans genome:
- the lepA gene encoding translation elongation factor 4 — protein MDPAYIRNFSIIAHIDHGKSTLADRLLEYTGALSQREMKEQVLDSMDLERERGITIKAHAVRLEYHADDGNLYQLNLIDTPGHVDFTYEVSRSLQACEGALLVVDASQGVEAQTLANTYLAIHHNLELIPVINKIDLPSAEPERIKEQIENIIGLDASEAVLASAKSGIGIHEICEAVVKRVPHAKGDPDKPLRALIFDSWFDPYRGVIILTRILDGKVRKGQKIRLWTTETTYEVDGLGFQSPKPVPCDELSAGEVGFLFANIKTVSDAKIGDTIYEAARPITEPLPGFEEMKPMVFAGLYPIESHEHGLLRDALEKLRLNDSAFNFEPENSVALGFGFRCGFLGLLHLEIVQERLEREFQIDLITTAPGVRYLITLGNGDVLEVDNPTKWPNPSEIIKIEEPIIDATVITREEYLGEILKLLEEKRGDQKKFEHIGGGRVMLVYEMPLNEVVLDFYDRLKSASRGYASLDYHLSGHRVSPMVKMDVLVAGDPVDALSIIVHKDFAYERGKGLIERLRKLIPRQQFEVALQAAIGAKIIARESIAALRKNVIAKCYGGDISRKRKLLEKQKEGKRRMKRVGRVEIPQEAFLSVLKVSQGSSED, from the coding sequence ATGGATCCCGCCTACATCAGGAACTTCTCGATCATCGCCCATATCGACCATGGCAAGTCGACCTTGGCGGATCGGTTGCTCGAATATACCGGCGCGCTCTCGCAGCGCGAAATGAAAGAACAAGTCCTTGATTCCATGGATCTGGAGCGTGAGCGCGGCATCACGATCAAAGCTCATGCGGTGCGATTGGAATACCACGCCGACGACGGCAATCTGTACCAGCTCAACCTGATCGATACGCCCGGCCACGTGGACTTCACCTATGAGGTTTCGCGCAGCCTGCAGGCGTGCGAAGGGGCGCTGCTGGTGGTGGATGCGAGCCAGGGTGTCGAGGCGCAGACGCTGGCGAACACCTATTTGGCGATCCACCATAATCTGGAACTGATCCCTGTTATCAACAAGATCGACCTGCCGTCGGCGGAACCGGAACGGATCAAAGAGCAGATCGAAAATATAATCGGGCTGGACGCGAGCGAGGCCGTCCTGGCCAGCGCGAAGAGCGGCATCGGCATCCATGAGATCTGCGAGGCCGTGGTCAAGCGCGTGCCCCATGCCAAGGGCGACCCCGACAAACCGCTGAGGGCATTGATCTTCGACTCGTGGTTTGACCCGTACCGCGGTGTCATTATCCTGACCCGTATTCTCGACGGCAAGGTTCGCAAAGGCCAGAAGATCCGCCTTTGGACGACGGAAACGACATATGAAGTAGACGGGCTTGGGTTCCAGTCGCCGAAGCCGGTGCCCTGTGACGAGTTGAGCGCGGGCGAGGTCGGCTTCCTGTTCGCGAACATCAAGACGGTGTCGGACGCGAAGATCGGCGACACGATCTACGAGGCGGCACGGCCGATTACGGAACCGCTGCCGGGCTTCGAAGAGATGAAGCCGATGGTGTTCGCCGGACTCTATCCTATTGAGAGCCACGAGCATGGGTTGCTGCGGGATGCGCTGGAAAAGCTGCGGCTGAACGATTCGGCGTTCAATTTCGAGCCGGAGAACTCGGTGGCCCTGGGTTTCGGGTTCCGGTGCGGCTTCCTGGGTCTACTACATTTGGAGATTGTGCAGGAACGCCTGGAGCGGGAGTTCCAGATCGACCTGATCACGACGGCGCCGGGTGTGCGGTACCTGATCACCTTGGGCAATGGCGACGTGTTGGAAGTAGACAACCCCACCAAGTGGCCGAATCCGAGCGAGATCATCAAGATCGAAGAGCCGATCATCGACGCGACGGTGATCACCCGGGAGGAGTACCTGGGCGAGATCCTGAAGCTGCTGGAAGAGAAGCGCGGCGACCAGAAGAAGTTCGAGCACATCGGCGGCGGACGCGTGATGCTGGTCTACGAGATGCCGCTGAACGAAGTGGTGCTCGATTTCTACGACCGGCTGAAGTCTGCTTCGCGCGGGTACGCCTCGCTGGACTACCATTTGTCGGGCCATCGCGTTTCGCCGATGGTCAAGATGGACGTGCTGGTGGCGGGCGACCCGGTGGACGCGCTGTCGATTATCGTGCACAAGGACTTTGCGTACGAGCGCGGCAAGGGTCTGATCGAGCGGCTACGGAAGTTGATTCCGAGGCAGCAGTTCGAAGTGGCGCTGCAGGCGGCGATCGGGGCCAAGATCATAGCCCGCGAGTCGATTGCGGCGTTGCGCAAGAACGTGATTGCCAAGTGCTACGGCGGCGACATCTCGCGCAAGCGGAAGCTGCTGGAGAAGCAAAAAGAAGGCAAGCGCCGGATGAAGCGCGTAGGCCGCGTCGAGATCCCGCAGGAGGCGTTCCTGTCGGTGTTGAAGGTGAGCCAGGGCAGCAGCGAGGACTAG
- a CDS encoding YciI family protein yields MRFMMLMMPKGYEDAKPGTMPDPKAVGAMMAYNEQLQKAGVLLALDGLHPPSMGVRVSFQGGQPNVLDGPFPEAKEVVGGYWMIQVKSREEAIEWATRCPGSDNETIELRQVMEFSDFPPDVKEAASAFPEMQEKTGQST; encoded by the coding sequence ATGCGGTTCATGATGCTGATGATGCCCAAGGGTTATGAAGACGCCAAGCCCGGAACGATGCCGGACCCGAAGGCCGTTGGGGCGATGATGGCCTACAACGAACAACTGCAGAAGGCGGGGGTCCTGCTGGCGCTGGACGGGCTGCATCCGCCATCGATGGGGGTGCGGGTCTCATTCCAAGGCGGCCAGCCAAACGTGCTGGATGGACCTTTCCCCGAGGCGAAGGAAGTAGTGGGCGGCTACTGGATGATTCAGGTGAAATCGCGGGAAGAGGCGATTGAGTGGGCGACCCGGTGCCCGGGTTCGGACAACGAGACGATTGAGCTGCGACAGGTAATGGAATTCTCCGATTTCCCGCCGGATGTAAAAGAAGCGGCGAGCGCCTTCCCGGAAATGCAGGAAAAGACGGGACAGAGCACGTAA
- the nusB gene encoding transcription antitermination factor NusB, whose product MPARRKSRHRAVQVLFLWDVRKLPIDDAIQAFYDSLITAETEEETGEEPAEAPAHDAFMESLVRGTSANVVELDSYIAKRAENWRLERMPIVDRNLLRMAVYEMKHVGTPPAVVIDEALELARRYSEEEAVPFLNGVLDAVRKVLFPPNSAEAN is encoded by the coding sequence ATGCCAGCAAGACGCAAATCGCGCCATCGTGCCGTTCAGGTTCTCTTCCTGTGGGACGTCCGCAAACTGCCGATCGACGACGCCATCCAGGCCTTCTACGACTCCCTCATTACCGCTGAAACCGAGGAAGAGACCGGTGAAGAGCCCGCGGAAGCGCCCGCCCACGACGCCTTCATGGAGAGCCTGGTCCGCGGAACCTCTGCAAATGTAGTAGAGCTGGATAGCTACATCGCCAAGCGCGCCGAAAACTGGCGGCTGGAACGCATGCCCATCGTCGACCGCAACCTGCTCCGCATGGCGGTCTACGAGATGAAGCACGTCGGCACTCCGCCCGCGGTCGTCATCGACGAAGCCCTGGAACTTGCCCGCCGCTACTCTGAGGAAGAGGCCGTCCCCTTCCTGAACGGAGTCCTCGACGCGGTCCGCAAAGTCCTCTTCCCGCCCAACTCCGCCGAAGCCAACTAG
- a CDS encoding YciI family protein yields the protein MRFMMIVKATPESEAGVMPSRELIEAMGRFNQEMLDAGVLLGGEGLQGSSKGARIVSSGGQKTVVDGPFPETKELIAGYWMLKVNSRDEAIQWALKCPGPMEGNEGVLELRQVFETEDFPSDVLTPEEAAHEEAMRAQLEKTAGKV from the coding sequence ATGCGATTCATGATGATTGTCAAAGCGACTCCCGAATCAGAGGCGGGTGTCATGCCGAGCCGAGAGCTGATCGAAGCCATGGGGCGGTTCAACCAGGAAATGCTCGACGCCGGGGTGTTGTTGGGCGGCGAAGGGCTGCAGGGCAGCTCGAAGGGAGCTCGGATTGTCTCTTCGGGCGGGCAGAAGACGGTAGTCGATGGGCCATTCCCCGAGACGAAGGAGCTGATCGCCGGCTACTGGATGCTGAAGGTGAACTCCCGGGATGAGGCGATCCAATGGGCGTTGAAGTGCCCTGGCCCGATGGAGGGCAACGAAGGTGTTTTGGAACTTCGCCAGGTGTTCGAGACGGAAGATTTCCCCTCGGATGTGCTGACGCCCGAAGAGGCGGCGCATGAAGAGGCGATGCGGGCGCAGTTGGAGAAGACCGCTGGGAAGGTCTAG
- the ribH gene encoding 6,7-dimethyl-8-ribityllumazine synthase, giving the protein MSHKVFEGNLDGKGLKFALIVSRFNSFITERLLSGALDALSRAGVAQTDIEIAKVPGSWEMPVVAAQIARQKRHDGVICLGAVIRGETPHFDYVAGEAAKGLAHVSLETGIPIAFGVLTTNTLEQAIDRAGAKGGNKGFESAMTAIEMANLLKSLSSKA; this is encoded by the coding sequence ATGTCGCACAAGGTCTTTGAGGGCAACCTCGACGGGAAGGGCTTGAAATTCGCCCTGATCGTCAGCCGCTTTAACAGCTTCATCACGGAACGGTTGCTGAGCGGCGCTCTCGATGCCCTCAGCCGCGCCGGTGTCGCCCAGACCGATATCGAGATCGCCAAAGTGCCTGGTTCCTGGGAAATGCCTGTAGTCGCCGCCCAGATCGCCCGTCAGAAACGCCACGACGGCGTCATCTGCCTGGGTGCCGTCATTCGCGGAGAAACTCCACATTTTGACTATGTTGCGGGCGAAGCCGCCAAGGGCCTCGCGCACGTCTCGCTCGAAACCGGCATCCCGATCGCCTTCGGAGTCCTGACCACCAATACCCTCGAGCAGGCCATCGACCGCGCCGGGGCCAAGGGTGGCAACAAGGGCTTCGAGTCGGCCATGACCGCTATCGAGATGGCCAACCTCCTGAAGTCGCTCAGCTCGAAGGCTTAG
- a CDS encoding serine/threonine-protein kinase: MDSARLEQIQNLFHETADLPEAERLPHLQAACAGDAALLQEVLSLLEEDARHSSLLDQPVGSVAGKLLADPAQPRQFGPYRVTSLLGEGGMGVVYLAERDDLRSLVAIKILRDAWLSPARRERFSAEQRTLAQLNHPSIARLYDADTLPDGTPWFAMEYVEGVPLTTFCQQHACSIERRLRLFRAVCEAVQYAHGHAVIHRDLKPSNILVKQDGSVRLLDFGIAKHQEALDSAADVTQTGLRLMTPAYAAPEQIRGERASIHNDVYALGVILYELLAGRLPFDLSNRTPTEAQAIVVQQEPERPSSLARKAARLSASDSSWADLDVLCLTAMHKDVQRRYGSVEALMRDVDHYLANQPLDARPDSLRYRLGKFIGRHRSAVVTSSLAAAAVVGLVIFFTVRLAKARNLAEAEAARTQRIQQFMTRLFEGGDEAAGPKDDLRVVTLLDRGLQEARGLDSEPAVQADLYQTLGGIYKKLDNLVQSESLLKLALERRQALFGPNHPRVAESLVALGLLRVDQARFDEAEKLVRDGLEMSRRTLPPGDTGIALAASALGRVLSERGSYDKAIGVLEEAVRLRSEGEVTPELASSTYELANAHFYAGHFVQSGELNQKVLAMHRQLYGSRHPHVAEDLINLGAIQFEQGRYPEAEALYRQALEINQSWYGKDHHTTASNLTMLGRALVREERFDEAVDLLQQSVAIQERVYGQDHPRVASAINELGSVALKRKHLDEAESQFRRMVEIYRKANGDRHYLVAIGLSNLASVYIERKENHRAEQIYRDVVQRFTTALSPGHLNTGIARIKLGRSLVRQQKYPEAETEILAGYAILTKQTSPSVTWLQAARQDLITLYDAQGDSAKAALYRAESAKAAPPKK; encoded by the coding sequence TTGGACAGCGCGCGCCTGGAGCAGATCCAGAACCTCTTTCACGAAACGGCAGATCTGCCGGAAGCCGAGCGGCTGCCCCATCTGCAGGCCGCCTGCGCAGGCGATGCGGCCCTGCTGCAGGAGGTTCTTTCCCTATTGGAGGAGGATGCCCGTCATTCCTCCCTGCTCGACCAGCCGGTCGGCAGTGTCGCCGGCAAACTCCTGGCCGATCCGGCCCAACCCCGCCAGTTCGGCCCCTACCGCGTCACTTCCCTTCTCGGCGAAGGCGGCATGGGTGTCGTCTATCTCGCGGAACGCGACGACCTTCGCAGCCTGGTCGCCATCAAGATCCTCCGCGATGCCTGGCTCTCACCCGCCCGGCGCGAGCGGTTCTCCGCCGAGCAACGGACCCTCGCCCAACTCAACCACCCCTCCATCGCCCGTCTCTACGATGCGGACACTCTCCCCGACGGCACCCCCTGGTTCGCCATGGAGTACGTCGAGGGGGTGCCCCTCACCACCTTCTGCCAGCAGCACGCCTGCTCCATCGAGCGCCGCCTGCGCCTCTTTCGCGCGGTCTGCGAAGCGGTGCAGTACGCCCACGGCCACGCCGTCATCCACCGTGATCTCAAGCCCTCGAACATCCTCGTCAAGCAGGACGGCTCCGTCCGGCTGCTCGACTTCGGCATCGCCAAACATCAGGAAGCGCTCGACTCCGCGGCCGACGTCACGCAGACCGGGCTCCGCCTCATGACCCCGGCCTACGCCGCACCCGAGCAGATCCGCGGCGAGCGCGCCAGCATCCACAACGACGTCTACGCCCTGGGCGTGATTCTCTACGAACTGCTGGCCGGCCGCCTTCCGTTCGACCTCTCCAACCGCACACCCACAGAGGCCCAGGCGATTGTCGTGCAGCAGGAGCCCGAACGCCCCTCCAGCCTGGCCCGCAAGGCGGCCCGGCTCTCCGCCAGCGACTCCTCCTGGGCGGATCTTGATGTCCTCTGCCTGACCGCGATGCACAAGGACGTCCAGCGCCGCTACGGCTCTGTCGAGGCGCTCATGCGCGACGTCGATCATTACCTCGCCAACCAGCCGCTCGACGCCCGGCCGGACTCGCTCCGCTACCGCCTGGGCAAGTTCATTGGCCGCCATCGCAGCGCCGTCGTCACCTCTTCGCTCGCCGCCGCGGCGGTGGTCGGCCTGGTCATCTTCTTCACGGTCCGCCTGGCCAAGGCCCGCAATCTCGCGGAAGCCGAGGCCGCCCGCACGCAGCGCATCCAGCAGTTCATGACCCGGCTCTTTGAAGGCGGCGACGAAGCCGCCGGACCCAAGGACGACCTGCGTGTCGTCACGCTGCTTGACCGTGGTTTGCAGGAGGCGCGCGGGCTCGACTCAGAACCCGCCGTCCAAGCCGACCTCTACCAGACGCTCGGCGGCATCTATAAGAAGCTCGACAACCTCGTTCAGTCGGAATCGCTCCTCAAGCTCGCCCTGGAACGCCGCCAGGCGCTGTTCGGGCCGAATCACCCCCGCGTGGCGGAAAGTCTCGTGGCGCTGGGGCTGCTGCGTGTTGACCAGGCGCGCTTCGATGAGGCGGAAAAACTGGTCCGTGATGGCCTCGAGATGAGCCGCCGCACTCTTCCACCCGGCGACACCGGGATCGCCCTCGCCGCTTCCGCCCTGGGCCGAGTACTCAGCGAGCGCGGCTCCTACGACAAGGCGATCGGCGTTTTGGAAGAGGCGGTCCGCCTCCGTTCGGAGGGGGAAGTCACGCCCGAACTGGCCTCCAGCACCTACGAGCTGGCGAACGCACATTTCTACGCGGGCCACTTCGTGCAATCCGGAGAGCTCAACCAGAAGGTGCTGGCCATGCACCGCCAGCTTTACGGGTCGCGCCACCCCCACGTCGCGGAGGACCTGATCAACCTCGGCGCCATTCAGTTTGAGCAGGGCCGCTACCCCGAGGCGGAGGCCCTCTACCGCCAGGCGCTGGAGATCAACCAGTCCTGGTACGGCAAAGACCACCACACCACCGCATCCAACCTCACGATGCTCGGCCGCGCCCTTGTCCGGGAAGAACGCTTCGACGAAGCCGTCGACCTGCTGCAGCAATCCGTGGCCATCCAGGAACGTGTCTACGGCCAGGACCACCCGCGCGTAGCCTCCGCCATCAACGAACTGGGCTCCGTCGCCCTCAAGCGGAAGCACCTGGACGAAGCAGAGTCTCAATTCCGGCGCATGGTGGAGATCTACCGCAAGGCGAATGGCGACCGCCACTACCTGGTCGCCATCGGACTGTCGAATCTGGCTAGCGTTTACATCGAGCGCAAGGAAAACCACCGTGCCGAGCAAATCTATCGCGACGTCGTCCAACGCTTTACCACTGCGCTCTCGCCCGGCCACCTCAACACCGGCATCGCCCGCATCAAGCTCGGCCGGTCGCTTGTGCGGCAGCAGAAGTATCCCGAGGCCGAGACGGAGATCCTGGCCGGGTACGCGATTCTGACGAAACAAACCAGCCCTTCCGTCACCTGGCTCCAGGCGGCCCGTCAGGATCTGATTACGCTGTACGATGCGCAGGGCGATAGCGCCAAAGCGGCCCTCTATCGGGCCGAATCCGCGAAAGCCGCGCCGCCTAAGAAGTAG
- a CDS encoding RNA polymerase sigma factor: MTATDIHRAIEAVWRIESARLIAGLARIVRDVGVAEELAQDALVAALEQWPESGVPRNPGAWLMAAGKNRAIDHLRRNKRIERKHEEIGIELEARQMAVPEVEAALDDPVGDDLLRLVFTACHPVLPPEARVALTLRMLGGLTTGEIARAFLVTESTVAQRIVRAKRTLAEKQVPFEVPRGEELAARLTSVIEVIYLIFNEGYAATAGDDWMRPGLCDDALRLGRILAELAPQEPEVHGLVAMMELQASRGRARVGPKGEPVLLYEQNRSLWDQLLIRRGLAALDRAYKLGEAQDGDVGPYVLQASIAACHARARTPEQTDWRRIAMLYRELVRLQPSPVVELNRAVAVGMAFGPAAGLELVDALSAANALENYHLLPSVRADFLMKLGRMDEARLELERAVSLAQNGREKALLVERVQKCAASTS, from the coding sequence GTGACGGCTACCGATATACACCGGGCGATCGAAGCAGTCTGGCGCATCGAATCGGCGCGGCTGATCGCTGGACTAGCGCGAATTGTGCGCGATGTCGGCGTGGCCGAGGAACTGGCGCAGGATGCGCTGGTGGCTGCGCTGGAGCAATGGCCGGAGTCGGGGGTGCCGCGCAATCCAGGTGCGTGGCTGATGGCGGCGGGCAAGAACCGCGCCATCGACCATCTACGCCGGAACAAACGGATTGAGCGGAAGCACGAGGAGATAGGGATCGAGCTGGAAGCGCGGCAGATGGCCGTGCCGGAAGTGGAAGCGGCTTTGGACGATCCCGTGGGCGACGACCTGCTGCGGCTGGTGTTCACCGCCTGCCACCCGGTGCTGCCGCCCGAGGCTCGCGTCGCCTTGACCCTGCGGATGCTGGGCGGCTTGACGACCGGTGAGATTGCACGCGCCTTCCTCGTCACCGAATCCACAGTCGCTCAGCGCATCGTGCGGGCGAAGCGAACACTGGCCGAAAAGCAGGTGCCGTTCGAAGTGCCGCGGGGCGAAGAACTGGCGGCGCGGCTGACTTCGGTCATCGAAGTCATCTATCTGATCTTCAATGAAGGATATGCGGCGACGGCCGGCGACGATTGGATGCGGCCGGGGCTGTGCGACGACGCATTGCGCCTGGGGCGGATCCTGGCGGAACTGGCTCCACAGGAGCCGGAAGTTCACGGCCTGGTGGCGATGATGGAATTGCAGGCGTCGAGAGGGCGCGCGCGCGTGGGCCCCAAGGGCGAGCCGGTGTTGTTGTACGAGCAGAACCGGTCGTTGTGGGACCAGTTGCTGATCCGGCGCGGCCTGGCGGCGTTGGACCGGGCCTACAAACTGGGTGAGGCGCAGGACGGCGACGTGGGTCCTTATGTCCTGCAGGCGTCGATTGCGGCCTGCCACGCGAGGGCGCGGACGCCGGAGCAGACGGATTGGCGGCGGATCGCGATGTTGTACCGGGAACTGGTGCGGCTGCAGCCTTCTCCGGTCGTGGAACTGAACCGGGCGGTCGCGGTAGGCATGGCGTTTGGCCCCGCCGCCGGGCTGGAACTGGTGGATGCCCTGTCCGCGGCGAACGCTCTGGAGAATTATCACCTGCTGCCCAGCGTCCGGGCCGACTTTCTGATGAAACTGGGCCGCATGGACGAGGCGCGGCTGGAGTTGGAGCGAGCCGTGTCGCTGGCGCAGAACGGCCGGGAGAAGGCCCTGCTGGTGGAACGCGTGCAGAAGTGCGCGGCGTCTACTTCTTAG
- a CDS encoding SGNH/GDSL hydrolase family protein — translation MRTLILLASLLLPLQAQIVRENIEWLDVWMPDTNVHALPRVLLIGDSITRGYGKQVEALLKDKAYVARLATSKSLGDPALLDQVSLVLKEQAFDVIHFNNGMHGDGYSEEAYAAALPELLATLRRLAPKARIVWATTTDVRVKEHLDQVAPKTGRMIKRNELAAAFAKQEGLPVDDLFEVIKDHPDYHVPDGVHFNAKGYEALAAQVAAAVAKVLP, via the coding sequence ATGAGGACTCTTATCCTGCTCGCCAGCCTCCTGCTCCCTCTACAGGCTCAGATTGTCCGGGAGAACATCGAATGGCTGGACGTGTGGATGCCCGACACCAACGTGCACGCCCTGCCGCGCGTCCTGCTCATCGGCGATTCCATCACCCGCGGCTACGGCAAGCAGGTGGAAGCGCTGCTCAAGGACAAAGCCTACGTAGCCCGCCTCGCCACCTCGAAGAGCCTGGGCGATCCCGCCCTGCTCGATCAGGTTTCCCTTGTACTCAAGGAGCAGGCCTTTGACGTCATCCATTTCAACAACGGCATGCACGGTGACGGCTACAGCGAGGAAGCGTATGCGGCGGCCCTGCCTGAGCTGCTGGCCACGTTGCGCCGCCTGGCGCCCAAGGCCCGCATCGTCTGGGCGACCACCACGGACGTCCGCGTGAAGGAGCATCTGGACCAGGTCGCGCCCAAGACCGGCCGCATGATCAAAAGGAATGAACTGGCCGCGGCATTCGCGAAGCAGGAAGGACTGCCGGTGGACGACCTCTTTGAAGTGATTAAGGACCACCCGGACTACCACGTACCCGACGGAGTCCACTTCAACGCCAAGGGCTACGAAGCACTCGCGGCGCAGGTGGCCGCTGCCGTCGCGAAGGTTCTCCCGTGA
- a CDS encoding VOC family protein → MKLVSYLTFDGQAEEAFKFYEQALGGKITAMMPHAGTPAAEHVPKEQLAKIMHARMEVGDQTLMASDAMAGQYQKPVGISVSLHVKSPDEANRIFNALAEGAQVISMPIQETFWSPRFGMLTDRFGIPWIVNCDPAM, encoded by the coding sequence ATGAAGCTGGTTAGCTATCTCACATTCGATGGACAGGCCGAAGAGGCCTTCAAGTTTTACGAGCAGGCCCTGGGCGGCAAGATCACGGCCATGATGCCCCATGCGGGCACCCCGGCGGCGGAGCACGTGCCCAAGGAACAACTGGCGAAGATCATGCACGCGCGCATGGAGGTGGGCGACCAGACCCTGATGGCGTCGGATGCCATGGCGGGCCAGTACCAGAAGCCGGTTGGCATTTCGGTCTCGCTGCACGTGAAGAGCCCGGACGAGGCGAACCGGATCTTCAATGCCCTGGCGGAAGGAGCGCAGGTGATTTCGATGCCGATCCAGGAGACCTTCTGGTCACCCCGTTTCGGGATGCTGACCGACCGTTTCGGGATCCCGTGGATTGTGAACTGCGATCCGGCGATGTAG
- a CDS encoding ECF-type sigma factor encodes MSSENSFNGDGVESGEPLTVERRRELDHLFSVTYEELRRLASTVRRGDPSATLSPTALVNEAWLKMANSPRVTAESHLHFKRIAARAMRQLLVEAARRRHANKRGGEQGIVFVTLQDFIDQSKPYEDQVLALDTALEDLARLNPRQAAIVESRFFGGLDVAETALMLNVSEATILRDWRVAKAWLARELRRNA; translated from the coding sequence ATGTCCTCGGAGAATTCATTCAATGGTGACGGGGTCGAATCCGGTGAACCTCTCACCGTGGAGCGGCGGCGCGAACTCGATCATCTGTTCAGCGTGACCTATGAGGAACTGCGGCGGCTCGCCTCCACTGTCCGCCGCGGAGATCCCAGTGCCACCCTCAGCCCCACCGCCCTCGTCAACGAGGCCTGGCTCAAGATGGCGAACTCGCCGCGCGTGACAGCGGAATCCCATCTCCACTTCAAACGCATCGCCGCCCGGGCCATGCGCCAGTTGCTCGTCGAAGCCGCCCGCCGCCGCCATGCAAATAAGCGAGGCGGAGAGCAGGGAATTGTGTTTGTAACCCTACAGGACTTCATCGACCAATCGAAGCCCTATGAAGATCAGGTGCTCGCGCTCGATACCGCGCTCGAGGATCTCGCCCGGCTCAACCCGCGCCAGGCCGCCATTGTCGAAAGCCGTTTCTTCGGCGGATTGGATGTCGCCGAAACCGCGCTCATGCTCAATGTTTCGGAGGCAACCATCCTCCGCGACTGGCGCGTAGCCAAGGCTTGGCTCGCTCGTGAGCTGCGCCGCAACGCCTGA
- a CDS encoding DUF4852 domain-containing protein, producing MRATRLAVLGLLAATAFFAQNEDAENQAIALVYHKLTGDPLDLQTVAQSSNAVRSASGFDRPDAVKTETARLQAQLNSSDPGKEFVMRVNDSISEYDHQRGEFYVVLFRPGYFVPVNAFRQQYQLVFANVEGARAIPMPKEEARAFDLQLQKISRHVTNEIHFKVIGKGDPAGGVTGERVIRAEILSSRLLDGNGNVVYLPRIVPLAASAPAAPFDLAKADVAGFRVGVKVSDLEATLARTAGKPQRVTPKNGVDKFAGTLEVNSMGCASYVGRRSPNPGAVCVTAYFDKDEIVRAIRVERLFPWFDSEIFRKSLTQKYGAVASAKNSGSGLELGWGPEVNETNHPEKNYFHSALRAQYAADEDFMSRGMNSLPRIKIVLHLVDAQWASQR from the coding sequence ATGCGGGCAACACGGTTGGCAGTACTGGGACTACTGGCCGCGACGGCCTTCTTCGCCCAGAACGAAGATGCGGAGAATCAGGCGATCGCGCTGGTCTATCACAAGCTGACAGGCGACCCGCTGGACCTGCAGACCGTGGCGCAGAGCAGCAACGCGGTGCGCAGCGCGTCGGGTTTCGACCGGCCGGATGCGGTGAAGACCGAGACGGCCCGGTTGCAGGCGCAGCTGAATTCATCGGATCCGGGCAAAGAGTTCGTGATGCGCGTGAACGACTCGATCTCGGAGTACGACCACCAGCGCGGCGAATTCTATGTCGTGCTGTTCCGGCCAGGCTACTTCGTGCCCGTGAATGCGTTCCGGCAGCAATACCAGTTGGTGTTCGCGAACGTGGAGGGCGCGCGGGCCATCCCGATGCCGAAGGAAGAAGCTCGAGCCTTCGACCTGCAGTTGCAGAAGATCTCGCGGCACGTGACGAATGAGATTCATTTCAAGGTGATTGGCAAAGGCGATCCGGCCGGCGGCGTGACGGGCGAACGGGTCATCCGGGCGGAGATCCTCTCCTCGCGGTTGCTGGATGGGAACGGCAATGTGGTGTACCTGCCCAGGATCGTGCCCCTGGCGGCGAGCGCGCCGGCGGCGCCGTTTGATTTGGCGAAGGCGGATGTGGCCGGATTCCGGGTGGGCGTGAAAGTGTCGGACCTCGAAGCGACACTGGCGCGCACGGCCGGCAAGCCCCAGCGCGTGACACCGAAGAACGGTGTCGACAAGTTCGCCGGCACGTTGGAAGTGAACAGCATGGGATGCGCGAGTTATGTCGGGAGGCGCAGCCCGAACCCGGGCGCGGTGTGCGTGACGGCGTACTTCGACAAGGACGAGATTGTGCGGGCGATTCGAGTGGAGCGGCTGTTCCCCTGGTTCGACTCGGAGATCTTCCGGAAGTCGCTCACGCAGAAGTATGGCGCGGTGGCTTCGGCGAAGAACTCCGGCAGCGGGTTGGAGTTGGGTTGGGGGCCTGAGGTCAACGAAACAAACCATCCGGAGAAGAACTACTTCCACAGTGCGCTGAGGGCACAGTATGCGGCGGACGAAGATTTCATGAGCCGCGGGATGAACAGTCTGCCGCGCATCAAGATCGTGCTGCACCTGGTGGACGCACAGTGGGCATCGCAGCGGTAA